Proteins co-encoded in one Thermomicrobiales bacterium genomic window:
- the msrA gene encoding peptide-methionine (S)-S-oxide reductase MsrA — MTQALVTSARTADDGGYEMFFHRKPATMVAPDAALPGHDRPQYAIPTRHEVLGTPLQSPFPGGLEVAEFALGCFWGAERLFWQLDGVYSTAAGYAGGYSPNPTYEEVCGGRTGHAEVVQVVFDPRAISYEDLLRVFFEAHDPTQGMRQGNDVGSQYRSAIYTTSQSQQETAERIRDSYNAELQRAGYEPITTEVASAGPFYYAEAYHQQYLHKVPHGYCGLAGTGVTCPIPAAKAAVR, encoded by the coding sequence GTGACGCAAGCGTTGGTCACCTCAGCCCGGACGGCAGATGACGGAGGTTATGAGATGTTCTTTCACCGCAAGCCGGCGACGATGGTCGCACCCGACGCGGCGCTGCCGGGTCACGATCGGCCGCAGTACGCGATCCCGACCCGCCACGAGGTGCTGGGCACGCCGCTGCAGTCGCCATTTCCAGGTGGCCTTGAGGTTGCCGAGTTTGCGCTCGGTTGCTTCTGGGGCGCAGAGCGGCTGTTCTGGCAGCTCGACGGGGTCTACTCGACGGCGGCCGGCTACGCCGGAGGCTATTCGCCGAACCCGACCTACGAGGAGGTCTGCGGCGGGCGGACCGGCCATGCCGAGGTCGTCCAGGTCGTCTTCGACCCGCGGGCGATCTCATACGAAGATCTGCTGCGCGTGTTCTTCGAGGCGCACGATCCGACCCAGGGCATGCGCCAGGGCAACGACGTCGGCAGCCAGTACCGCTCAGCGATCTACACGACCAGCCAGTCGCAACAGGAGACGGCCGAGCGTATCCGAGATTCGTACAACGCCGAGCTCCAACGCGCAGGCTACGAGCCGATCACGACGGAAGTTGCCAGCGCCGGCCCCTTCTACTATGCCGAGGCATACCACCAGCAGTACCTGCACAAGGTCCCGCACGGCTACTGCGGACTGGCCGGCACGGGCGTGACCTGCCCGATCCCG
- the mgtA gene encoding magnesium-translocating P-type ATPase, which yields MVAPQPIDANSGAVEESVPAPSADTGQPAGLTTAEAQQRLAQYGRNELISTARATALVEFLRLFRNPLVDILLVAAVVSLAVGETINATIIVVIVLLSMILDFVQTYRSQRAADTLMRSVAPRASVERDGVWVELLRPLIVPGDLIRLSAGDLVPADARLLHAVSLHVQEAALTGESMPVDKIAMPGSSATDLFLGTSVISGSATAVVTATGAQTTFGEIVRALRSRPPETEFERGIREFSILITRTIVVLVLVVVAVNLAGHHGFLDTLLFAIALAVGLTPEFLPMITTVTLTQGAIQLSRQHVIVKHLAAIEDFGSVDVLCSDKTGTLTSGTMTLAVEVDAFGEPAGRPRLLAQINSRFQTGINSPLDDAILRDASLDTPNARMLDEIPFDFERRRLSVIVDLDGTPLLISKGAPEGLLDGCVAAERGGVVVSLDNALREQAREVFQRLSGDGYRVLAIACRTLPAGEGLFSIADERDLTLAGYLAFLDPPLPDVAETVAMLAQDGVALKILTGDNDLVARHVCEAVGIDTSRVVLGDEIERMSDAEFSAVVQLWSVFARVSPAQKQRIILALKASGHVVGFLGDGVNDAPSLHAADVGISVMQAVDVAKDASDIILLKPSLRVLHDGILEGRKAFGNLIKYILMGVSSNFGNMFSMAAASAILPFLPMLPGQVLLNNFLYDLAQITIPTDHVDPSFSHKPRRWDIKVIRNFMIFVGPVSSIFDFLTFFVLLRVLDASEREFHTGWFVESLITQTLVLLVIRTAGNPFHNRPSRPLFITLMIVVITGIALPFTPIGPQLGFTPLPAIFFLFLVPATAAYLLLVEVVKRRILRWD from the coding sequence ATGGTCGCGCCACAGCCGATCGACGCCAACTCGGGCGCAGTCGAGGAATCCGTCCCGGCCCCGTCCGCAGACACGGGCCAACCCGCCGGCCTGACGACCGCCGAGGCGCAGCAGCGGCTGGCGCAGTACGGCCGCAACGAGCTCATCTCGACCGCTCGCGCGACCGCGCTCGTCGAGTTCCTCCGCCTCTTCCGTAATCCGCTCGTCGATATCCTGCTGGTCGCAGCCGTCGTGTCGCTTGCCGTCGGAGAGACGATCAACGCGACGATCATCGTCGTGATCGTCCTGTTGAGCATGATTCTCGACTTCGTCCAGACCTATCGCTCCCAACGCGCGGCCGACACGCTGATGCGCTCGGTCGCGCCCAGAGCCAGCGTCGAACGGGACGGCGTCTGGGTGGAGCTGCTGCGTCCGCTGATCGTGCCCGGCGACCTGATTCGGCTCTCGGCCGGCGATCTCGTGCCGGCCGACGCGCGGCTCCTCCACGCCGTCAGCCTGCACGTGCAGGAGGCGGCGCTGACGGGTGAGTCCATGCCGGTGGACAAGATCGCCATGCCCGGATCGAGCGCCACGGATCTGTTCCTCGGCACGTCGGTGATCAGCGGCAGCGCGACCGCCGTCGTCACTGCCACTGGCGCGCAGACGACCTTCGGCGAGATCGTCCGCGCGCTCCGCTCGCGGCCGCCCGAAACGGAATTCGAGCGTGGCATCCGCGAGTTCAGCATCCTGATCACACGGACGATCGTCGTGCTCGTGCTGGTCGTTGTCGCCGTGAACCTGGCGGGGCATCACGGGTTTCTGGATACGCTGCTGTTCGCCATCGCGCTTGCCGTCGGGCTCACTCCGGAGTTCCTGCCGATGATCACGACGGTCACGCTGACGCAGGGCGCGATCCAGCTGTCGCGCCAGCACGTGATCGTCAAGCATCTGGCGGCAATCGAGGATTTCGGCAGCGTCGATGTGCTCTGCAGCGACAAGACCGGCACGCTGACCAGCGGGACGATGACACTGGCCGTCGAGGTCGACGCCTTCGGCGAGCCGGCCGGCCGGCCCCGGCTTCTGGCGCAGATCAACAGCCGATTCCAGACCGGCATCAACAGTCCACTCGACGACGCAATTCTGCGCGACGCCTCGCTCGATACGCCGAACGCGCGCATGCTCGACGAGATCCCGTTCGACTTCGAACGCCGGCGTCTCTCGGTCATCGTCGACCTGGATGGGACGCCCCTGTTGATCAGCAAGGGAGCGCCCGAGGGGCTACTGGATGGCTGTGTCGCGGCGGAACGAGGCGGGGTCGTCGTGTCGCTCGACAACGCGCTTCGCGAGCAGGCGCGGGAGGTCTTTCAGCGCCTGAGCGGCGATGGCTACCGCGTGCTCGCCATCGCCTGTCGCACGCTGCCAGCCGGCGAAGGCCTTTTCTCGATTGCCGACGAACGCGACCTGACGCTGGCCGGCTATCTGGCGTTTCTGGACCCGCCGCTGCCAGATGTCGCGGAGACAGTCGCAATGCTGGCGCAGGACGGCGTCGCTCTGAAGATCCTGACCGGAGACAACGACCTGGTTGCCCGGCACGTCTGCGAGGCGGTCGGCATCGACACGTCGCGGGTCGTGCTCGGCGACGAGATCGAGCGCATGAGCGACGCGGAATTCTCGGCAGTCGTACAGCTCTGGTCGGTCTTCGCCCGAGTGTCGCCGGCGCAGAAGCAACGGATCATCCTCGCGTTGAAGGCGAGCGGGCACGTCGTCGGCTTCCTCGGTGATGGGGTCAACGATGCCCCGTCGCTCCATGCGGCCGATGTCGGCATCTCGGTAATGCAAGCCGTCGATGTCGCGAAGGACGCGTCCGACATCATCCTGCTCAAGCCGAGCCTGCGCGTCTTGCACGACGGCATCCTCGAAGGGCGCAAGGCGTTCGGCAATCTCATCAAGTACATTCTGATGGGCGTCAGCTCCAACTTCGGCAACATGTTCAGCATGGCAGCCGCCTCGGCGATCCTCCCGTTTCTGCCGATGCTCCCCGGGCAGGTGCTGCTCAACAACTTCCTCTACGACCTCGCCCAGATCACGATCCCGACCGATCACGTCGACCCGTCGTTCAGCCACAAGCCACGACGCTGGGATATCAAGGTGATTCGGAACTTCATGATCTTCGTCGGGCCGGTCAGCTCGATCTTCGACTTCCTGACGTTCTTCGTGTTGTTGCGGGTGCTCGATGCTTCGGAGCGGGAGTTCCATACGGGCTGGTTTGTCGAGTCCCTGATTACCCAGACGCTGGTCCTGCTCGTCATCCGCACGGCGGGCAATCCGTTCCACAACCGACCGAGCCGGCCACTCTTCATCACGCTCATGATCGTCGTGATCACCGGCATCGCGCTCCCCTTCACACCGATCGGCCCACAGCTCGGATTTACTCCGCTGCCGGCGATCTTCTTCCTCTTTCTCGTTCCGGCGACCGCGGCATACTTACTGCTGGTTGAAGTCGTCAAGCGGCGCATCCTGCGCTGGGACTGA
- a CDS encoding PKD domain-containing protein, whose amino-acid sequence MWGWGYLPDDGPSQSQIVTITATSNRGRSTSVTFQLNVTNLPPTATLSTSVVTTINEGDPFTISLSSPSDPSTADTNAGFTYAFDCGDGGGYGAYSGTASRGCTTDDNAVRTVGGKIQDKDGGVSTYTTTVTILNVPPTVGAITAPTGPVMVGTLVNASAPFTDPGTADTHVSSWDWGDGSVTPGTAASNLATGSHVYTSAGLFTITVTVTDDDGGAGTSTFQYLISVDPAAGTLVGSGTFTSPAGAWAQRPTVQIGGNHGCHRLVPAWRNRSDRQARRRVGRICPNDSATDLPGHQLRLAHPDAERRLGLW is encoded by the coding sequence ATGTGGGGCTGGGGCTACTTGCCCGACGATGGTCCGTCTCAGAGTCAGATCGTCACGATCACGGCAACCAGCAATCGGGGTCGCTCCACCTCAGTGACATTCCAGTTGAACGTGACCAACCTCCCGCCGACGGCGACGCTCTCGACCTCGGTGGTCACGACGATCAACGAGGGTGACCCGTTCACCATCTCGCTCAGCAGTCCGTCCGACCCGTCGACAGCCGACACGAACGCCGGCTTCACCTACGCTTTCGACTGCGGCGATGGGGGCGGCTACGGCGCATACAGCGGGACGGCCAGTCGCGGCTGTACGACTGACGATAACGCTGTCCGCACCGTCGGCGGCAAGATCCAGGACAAGGACGGCGGCGTCTCGACCTACACGACGACCGTCACGATCCTCAATGTGCCGCCGACAGTCGGCGCGATCACTGCGCCAACCGGTCCGGTTATGGTCGGGACGCTTGTCAACGCCAGCGCGCCATTCACCGACCCCGGCACGGCCGACACGCACGTGTCGAGCTGGGACTGGGGCGATGGCTCGGTGACTCCTGGCACGGCAGCCAGTAACCTGGCAACCGGCAGTCATGTGTACACCAGCGCGGGCCTGTTCACGATCACGGTGACCGTTACCGACGATGACGGCGGCGCGGGAACCTCGACGTTCCAGTATCTGATCAGCGTCGATCCGGCGGCCGGAACGCTCGTTGGCTCCGGCACATTCACCTCGCCGGCCGGCGCCTGGGCCCAGCGGCCGACGGTTCAGATAGGCGGCAATCATGGATGTCACCGCCTGGTACCAGCGTGGCGCAACCGCTCCGATCGGCAAGCTCGTCGTCGAGTTGGGCGGATCTGCCCGAACGACAGCGCCACTGACCTTCCGGGCCACCAGCTTCGACTGGCTCATCCTGACGCCGAACGTCGGCTGGGTCTCTGGTAA
- a CDS encoding alpha/beta hydrolase, translating to MPYATSEGLRIHYEVTGAGPPLLLHHGLTGSWRDWEEFGFLDGLQDDYQLIMLDARGHGASAKPHDPTAYGFERGVADVVAVLDDLGIDRAHYYGYSYGGLMGWALGKYAPERFHSLAIGGAHPYPPDKAVWARLERMREHLTQGMEAYIAWRETQLGPWPAAFRQRGLENDTAALAAAITLDQAERFDDSLDRLTMPVLIVTGDDDELYAGSRCHLTASQLRDATIVEIPNAQHFTLYARGDLVLPHLCRFLARVATPATD from the coding sequence ATGCCGTACGCGACGAGCGAGGGTCTCCGAATCCACTACGAGGTCACCGGGGCCGGCCCGCCCTTGCTGCTACACCACGGGCTGACCGGCAGCTGGCGCGACTGGGAGGAGTTCGGATTCCTGGATGGGCTGCAGGACGACTACCAGCTCATCATGCTCGACGCCCGCGGCCACGGCGCCAGCGCCAAGCCGCACGACCCGACCGCCTACGGGTTCGAGCGCGGCGTCGCCGACGTAGTCGCCGTGCTGGACGACCTCGGCATCGATCGCGCCCACTACTACGGCTACTCGTACGGCGGGCTGATGGGTTGGGCGTTGGGCAAGTACGCGCCGGAACGCTTCCACTCGCTGGCCATCGGCGGCGCTCACCCCTACCCGCCGGACAAGGCGGTCTGGGCGCGGCTGGAGCGGATGCGCGAGCACCTGACCCAGGGCATGGAGGCGTACATCGCCTGGCGGGAGACCCAGCTCGGCCCGTGGCCGGCCGCCTTCCGCCAGCGCGGGCTGGAGAACGACACTGCGGCGCTGGCCGCAGCCATCACTCTGGACCAGGCCGAACGCTTCGACGACTCGCTCGACCGATTGACGATGCCGGTGCTGATCGTCACCGGCGACGACGACGAGCTCTACGCTGGGTCGCGCTGCCATCTCACCGCTAGCCAGCTGCGCGACGCCACGATCGTCGAGATCCCGAACGCGCAGCACTTCACGCTCTACGCCCGCGGCGACCTTGTCCTGCCCCATCTATGCCGCTTCCTCGCCCGGGTCGCAACACCGGCCACGGATTAG
- a CDS encoding AMP-binding protein: MIFRSPFPDIEIPEISLPSFALQQTGRLASKPAMIDGITGQSITYGQLEILTRRLAIGLTERGFGRGDVLAIYSPNTIEYPVAIYGALAAGGMVTTINPLFTTNELAVQLADSRATYLIATPESLPAALEAAEATQVREVFTFGEAEGARPFDVLLADDGPWPAVEIDPREDVALLPYSSGTGGLPKCVMLTHYNLVANCHQVNGFSLLDGDDVIITFLPFFHIYALMVFFAYGLSEGATIVVMPRFDMEHYLQLLQDYRSKRAFVVPPVALALAKHPVVERYDLSSLRVMLTAAAPLPADVSAAVMERLGVIVKQAYGMTELSPMSHLTPESAVNPTAGGLIVRNTEVKVVDSATNAELGPHQQGEIWVRGPQMMKGYLNRPEATAATITPDGWLKTGDIGSADEDGYIYIVDRVKELIKYKAYQIAPAELEAVLVAHPAVADAAVIGVPDAEAGEVPKAYVVLRGEATAEELMAFVAGQVAPYKKIRKLEFTNQIPKSASGKILRRVLVERERSLTPA; the protein is encoded by the coding sequence ATGATCTTCCGCAGCCCCTTCCCCGACATCGAGATCCCGGAGATCTCGCTACCCTCGTTCGCGCTCCAGCAGACCGGCCGACTGGCAAGCAAGCCGGCGATGATCGACGGCATTACCGGCCAGTCGATCACCTATGGCCAACTCGAGATCCTGACGCGCCGCCTGGCGATCGGCCTCACCGAGCGCGGCTTCGGCCGGGGCGACGTGCTGGCGATCTACAGCCCGAACACGATCGAGTACCCGGTGGCAATCTACGGGGCGCTGGCGGCCGGTGGGATGGTCACGACCATCAACCCGCTGTTTACGACGAATGAGCTGGCAGTTCAGCTCGCCGACTCACGCGCGACCTACCTGATCGCGACGCCCGAGAGTCTGCCGGCCGCGCTAGAGGCGGCCGAGGCGACACAGGTCCGCGAGGTGTTCACCTTCGGCGAGGCCGAGGGAGCCCGACCGTTCGACGTCTTGCTGGCCGACGATGGTCCCTGGCCGGCGGTCGAGATCGATCCGCGAGAGGACGTCGCGCTGCTGCCCTACTCCAGCGGGACGGGCGGCCTGCCGAAGTGCGTCATGCTGACGCACTACAACCTCGTGGCCAACTGCCATCAGGTAAACGGGTTCTCGCTGCTCGACGGAGACGACGTGATCATCACGTTCCTGCCCTTCTTTCACATATACGCACTCATGGTGTTCTTTGCCTATGGACTGTCCGAAGGCGCGACAATCGTGGTGATGCCGCGCTTCGATATGGAGCACTACCTCCAGCTGCTCCAGGACTACCGCTCCAAGCGGGCCTTTGTCGTGCCACCGGTGGCGCTGGCACTGGCGAAGCATCCGGTCGTCGAGCGCTACGATCTCTCCAGCCTGCGCGTCATGTTGACGGCGGCCGCGCCGCTACCGGCCGATGTCAGCGCGGCGGTGATGGAGCGGCTCGGCGTGATCGTCAAGCAGGCATACGGCATGACCGAACTCAGCCCGATGTCGCACCTCACCCCCGAGAGTGCCGTTAACCCGACGGCCGGCGGGCTCATCGTCCGCAACACCGAGGTGAAGGTCGTCGATAGCGCGACCAACGCGGAGCTCGGCCCGCACCAGCAGGGCGAGATCTGGGTGCGAGGACCGCAGATGATGAAGGGATACCTGAACCGGCCCGAGGCGACCGCCGCCACGATCACGCCTGACGGCTGGCTGAAGACCGGTGACATCGGCTCCGCCGACGAGGACGGCTACATCTACATCGTCGATCGGGTCAAGGAGCTGATCAAGTACAAGGCGTACCAGATCGCCCCGGCCGAGCTGGAGGCGGTCCTCGTCGCACACCCGGCCGTCGCCGACGCAGCGGTGATCGGCGTGCCGGACGCGGAGGCCGGCGAAGTGCCGAAGGCCTACGTCGTCCTGCGGGGTGAGGCGACGGCCGAGGAGCTGATGGCCTTCGTCGCCGGGCAGGTCGCGCCGTACAAGAAGATCCGGAAGCTCGAGTTCACCAACCAGATCCCGAAGTCCGCCTCCGGCAAGATCCTGCGCCGCGTCCTGGTCGAGCGCGAGCGCAGCCTGACGCCGGCCTGA
- a CDS encoding tetratricopeptide repeat protein, with the protein MAMSGTGAAPLEFTTPLTSLIGREREARAARNLLLDPAVHLLTLTGPGGVGKTRLALEVLSEAEAATGARSLVVSLAAVRDHKLVVPAVARALDLRDQGERPLLERVIAVLGLGPALLLLDNMEQVIDAAPDVVELLASCPKLRILATSRIPLRVAGEQEFPVQPLDVAAPNSALDDLRASSAVILFTQRAQAVRPDFRLTDDNAAPVATICERLDGLPLAIELAAARSRLLAPRALLARLDQRLALLTSGPRDAPARQRTMRDAIAWSDSLLSPPLRQLFRQLSVFVGGWTLDAAEAVVDPDLVAELDGGVFGGVAALVENSLVDESDQPDGEPRFRILETIREYALEQFESSPEVTTIHRRHAAWCLQLAEDCEARVRSGDAGTWIEYVEREHGNIRGALSWLLESTDPADRTTAEMLTGALAYFWYMHSHISEARAWSERVIAGGGSGGSYAKVLWSASYFALTQHDFAWAQRHGEAALSMFERTGDLGGIALSRYTLGLLASESGSYDEASHLIGSSIPSLEQANTPVWMANALNSLGFVAYQQGDLERAEQLIESSLLVLRDNMILWSEGHSYSNLARIARDRGDYPRAATLYARSMTIRAGFGEREGVASNLRGLGIIAALTGRPEHAARLLGAADGLRESLGVSIQPLGIARHERTIAAIRAQLTPEPFEAAWAAGKSLRFGDSVAEGSSFAAELMRPADEPENSVSGDRADHYGLSPRELDILRLVTANRSTAEIAEELFISPRTVTTHLTSIYNKLGFNTRVAAARFAMEHDLA; encoded by the coding sequence ATGGCCATGTCAGGAACTGGCGCCGCGCCACTCGAGTTCACGACTCCGCTGACCTCACTCATCGGGCGGGAGCGCGAGGCGCGGGCAGCGCGCAACCTGCTCCTCGATCCGGCTGTCCACCTGCTGACCCTGACCGGTCCCGGCGGCGTCGGTAAGACGCGTCTGGCGCTGGAAGTGCTCAGCGAAGCCGAGGCGGCGACGGGTGCGCGGTCGCTGGTTGTGTCGCTAGCGGCGGTCCGCGACCACAAGCTGGTCGTGCCCGCAGTCGCCCGGGCGCTCGACCTGCGTGACCAGGGAGAGCGGCCATTGCTGGAGCGGGTAATTGCCGTCCTGGGGCTCGGGCCAGCGCTCCTGTTGCTCGACAACATGGAGCAGGTCATTGACGCCGCCCCGGACGTTGTCGAGCTGCTGGCAAGCTGTCCCAAGTTGAGGATTCTCGCCACTAGCCGCATCCCGCTGCGGGTCGCTGGCGAGCAGGAATTCCCGGTGCAGCCGCTCGACGTCGCAGCGCCGAACTCCGCCCTCGACGACCTCCGGGCCAGCTCGGCAGTCATCCTGTTCACTCAGCGCGCCCAGGCCGTCCGACCGGATTTCCGGCTGACCGACGACAACGCCGCCCCGGTCGCCACGATCTGCGAGCGACTTGATGGGCTACCACTAGCGATCGAGCTGGCGGCCGCGCGAAGCCGCTTGCTGGCGCCCCGCGCACTGCTGGCCCGGCTCGACCAGCGTCTCGCGCTACTGACCAGCGGCCCGCGCGACGCCCCCGCTCGGCAACGGACGATGCGGGACGCGATCGCCTGGAGCGACAGCCTGCTCTCACCGCCGCTGCGGCAGCTCTTTCGCCAATTGTCGGTCTTCGTCGGCGGCTGGACGCTGGACGCAGCCGAGGCAGTCGTCGACCCTGACCTCGTGGCAGAGCTCGACGGTGGCGTCTTTGGCGGCGTCGCTGCGTTAGTCGAGAACAGCCTCGTCGACGAGAGTGACCAGCCCGACGGCGAGCCGCGCTTTCGCATTCTCGAGACGATCCGCGAGTACGCGCTGGAGCAGTTCGAATCATCCCCCGAGGTAACCACCATACATCGTCGGCATGCGGCCTGGTGTCTGCAGCTGGCCGAGGATTGCGAAGCACGCGTCCGCAGCGGAGACGCTGGAACCTGGATCGAGTATGTCGAACGGGAGCATGGCAACATACGCGGCGCGTTGAGCTGGCTCCTGGAGTCGACCGATCCGGCCGATCGCACCACCGCCGAGATGCTCACCGGCGCGCTCGCGTACTTCTGGTATATGCACAGCCACATCTCCGAAGCTCGAGCATGGTCGGAACGCGTGATCGCGGGCGGCGGATCTGGAGGCTCGTACGCGAAGGTGTTGTGGTCGGCCTCCTATTTCGCCCTGACTCAGCACGATTTCGCGTGGGCTCAGCGGCATGGCGAAGCGGCGTTGTCGATGTTCGAACGCACCGGCGACCTCGGTGGTATCGCCCTCAGTCGATACACCCTCGGCCTGCTGGCCAGCGAGAGTGGTTCCTACGACGAAGCGTCGCACCTGATCGGCAGCTCGATCCCGTCTCTGGAGCAGGCGAACACGCCCGTGTGGATGGCGAACGCGCTCAACAGCCTCGGATTCGTGGCCTATCAGCAGGGTGATCTCGAACGGGCCGAACAGCTTATCGAGAGTTCACTGCTGGTCCTTCGGGATAACATGATTCTCTGGTCGGAGGGGCACTCCTACAGCAACCTCGCCCGCATCGCCCGTGACCGGGGCGATTACCCTCGCGCTGCCACGCTCTACGCGCGAAGCATGACCATCCGCGCGGGGTTCGGCGAGCGCGAAGGTGTTGCCAGCAACCTGCGTGGCCTGGGAATAATCGCGGCCCTCACCGGACGACCCGAACACGCGGCGCGTCTGCTCGGCGCCGCCGATGGGCTGCGCGAGTCGCTCGGAGTGTCGATCCAGCCGCTCGGCATAGCCCGCCACGAGCGGACGATCGCCGCAATACGCGCGCAGCTTACACCTGAGCCGTTCGAGGCTGCCTGGGCAGCGGGCAAGTCGTTGAGGTTTGGGGACAGCGTAGCCGAAGGATCGAGCTTCGCCGCTGAGCTAATGCGCCCCGCCGACGAACCGGAGAATAGTGTCAGCGGGGATCGAGCAGACCACTACGGCCTGTCACCCCGCGAGCTGGACATCCTGCGACTCGTGACGGCCAACCGCTCGACGGCCGAGATCGCCGAAGAGCTGTTCATCAGCCCGCGCACCGTTACGACGCACCTCACCTCAATCTATAACAAGCTCGGATTCAACACCCGTGTGGCCGCCGCACGCTTCGCCATGGAGCATGATCTCGCCTGA